In one Actinomycetota bacterium genomic region, the following are encoded:
- a CDS encoding proton-translocating transhydrogenase family protein: MSGDLITEVTIFVLAVFIGFEVISKVPTMLHTPLMSQTNAIHGIVML; the protein is encoded by the coding sequence ATGAGCGGCGACCTGATCACCGAGGTGACGATCTTCGTGCTGGCCGTGTTCATCGGCTTCGAGGTGATCTCGAAGGTGCCGACGATGCTGCACACGCCGCTGATGTCGCAGACCAACGCGATCCACGGCATCGTCATGCTC